TGTTTGTGCCTTATTGTGCTTCTTTGTAGGAATAAATATACTCCTAAAAAACAATAAGTAATCTTTTTAGGTAAATGTCAAAATCTTGAACTAAATTATACTATGGTGAATTATTTGTAATTTCGATTAGGTGAATGTATTTTTTAAGCGTTTCAAGCGTCATTATGGGTACTATAACAACATCGCTTTGTTAACTGTTTaacaaagtataaaatatatattgtaaaaaatgaaaCCAAAGAATTTTGGAGATAACAGGGGTTTGTATTTCAAACACGTTTGCATTCAGGCACTGATTGTTAAGAACACAATTTCCCCCAAATAATAGTCAAAGTACTATACTGTATTGTCATAtggtattgttttttgttttttttttcccatgggAACCACAGACAGAATGTAAGTGTTTGTTCTATGGTAATGGACACACAGTTCTATTACCACTTGGCCTCCACACATTACAGCTTATCTACAACACGAGGACCACATCACACTTTTAGAAATGACTCATTACTGAACTGCTTTTCTCTCTTAACATCTCTCAAAATATCGATCATTTGAGCTTTTTAGTACAAATCAAACAATTTAGCGATGAAGATGCACCTCATCTTTAACAAGGGGGCTTTTAAAAAGAACAGCTGTGACATTATGACAGGAAATGGATCCTGCTTGTTTACTAATGTATATTGGACTTTACCCATATGGCATAtggtcattttatattttaaaacattttcccgCATGGGGTTTTGTGTtgatgtttataaatatatttgtattatattatattataggacAAGTTGATgttcataaatattatattatattatattatattatattatattatattatattatattatattatattatattatattatattatatttatgctttctgaattaaaataatatgtaattaaCTGACGTTTGgaataaaaaatgacataaaatgatAAGTTGATGTTTGATTAGATTATAAATTATGTTCATTATGctttctgaaataaattaaaatgtaattaagagaaatttgtaatatataattctattatattatattcaccaTGTCTTGCagtcattaataatttaatatagcaAGAAATGGaaggtaaaaactttttttttttaatttctaaattgttacaatttaattaaTAGACATttgttacataataaatataatataatataatatttatgaatgTCAGCTTTTACTTGTAAGCGTATGTGCCATGGATGTCCTTCAACACAaaatctcaaatattattatattatataccaaATGTCTGTTAATGAAATTGTAACTGAATTCAGAAAacaaaatctttctttctttttgaggaAAAACTTTTTGCTGAATATGTTTCCTGTTATCTTTCCTTGTATTGACCACAGGCAGATGTTATTTTGTCAGTAGAGATCATACTGTTAATCATCAGCCATAAAACCATAATTGCTGGGATTATAGCCATATTGCTCATTTGCACTACTTCTTCTCATTGACCAACTTGGTTTAAGGGAACAGAATTTGATGGTCACATAAGCAGATAGTGGACATCTGTTTGGCTCGGGGAGCAGCGTTGGTCTTTATGTGACTAGATTATCCATTCATTAAGGAGAATATCATTGCAGTGAGACCATTAAACTGGTGATGTTAAGAGACAACAGCTTGTCCCTAAGGATGTAATTTCATTCCAGATTGGGGCAGTAAAGCACCTAAATACCTGCTGCCCTTTGTTTTCTGATCAAAGTTGTTTGACTTGAGGGGATCGAGTAAGTGCTGGGTGGGGTTTGGACAGACTGGAATGGTCCAGCATGAGCTGTCCAACATGCCGCCATAAATTGGGGTGACGTCTCATGAGCAAATCAGACGTTCGCCAGACCTGAGAGAGATTGGCACTTGGCAGAAGATAGAGAGGACCTAAGAAAACACAAGGGCAGAACAGGAGGAGCACGTTCAGACTGAAGCCGCTATGACAAGTTTTCATTCTCCCGCACTACTGCTGCCCGTCCTGCTGCTGTGGGCGGCGTGTAGTGTGTCAGACGTGCAGGCTGATGCCAGGACAGTCAAGCTGTGCGGCCGAGAGTTCATCCGTGCCATCGTCTACACGTGTGGGGGCTCCAGGTGGAGGAGATTCGGCAGTCCCCTGGATATGGAAGGTGAGTTTTCTATAGCAGACTCTGAAACATCATCATGTGCCTTAAATGCTGGTGTGAGTGTTGGGCTTTAGAACAGATCTAGTTTATATATGAAAAAGACTTTTTACCCCACTATGAAAATTTATTAAATCTTAAACCTCTTTCTATATAACAATTAATAGTAGTTAATTATCGGTTTCAATCATGTGAATGCAatcattagaaatatatttatttaatatttcttaaataataatagtatgtaaatttattactaatataatatttattctaTCAACAGCCTCTGTGACCCTTTGGAAATTCTATTGATTTCTACTGAATCCAGATTAATAATTAAGTAGATCTGAAATCATTTAAAGAATTGGAAATTTAGATTATATGAGAAAATGGGAGATggaaggcatttaaaaaaaaaaaatttgttgtctcttatgaaaaaaatatttggtgatattgtaccatatatatatatatatatatatatatatatatatatatatatatatatatatatatatatatatatatatatatatatatatatatatatatatatatatacatttatttatttgtttatatataaaatataaacatattgaaaaaatacatttaatatgtatatatttcaatatcaaataaacagtaaaacaatgaaaaaaaaaatgctagtttGTACAAGTATAGAAAActagaatgtattttttttctatgtactgcttatttgacatttatatttttcCTAAAATGGTTCTAtaagttgctaaaaaaaaagtttctgcaaACGACCTATGATTGTATGAGTATCTAAGCATCTCTTCTTCTTTCTTACTCTTAAAGTCTGATGATATTTAACAGAGCACTGCTTTAATTGTATCAGTGAGATCAAGTCCTCTCCAGTCAACAGATAAACAACGTCTGGTGACATTACATTCCCATTAGACTGAGACGAGCTGAGTTAAACTGCTGGCTTTTTCACAGTGCAGCAAACACAATCTCCTGTCTCTTAAGTCTGAGAGTACTGTTGATTCAAAAGGCACAacagttttgtgttttgtgtttgtcattGCACAGGGTTTTTGAATGCAGATCTAAGCAGTTCTGAGGATCTGAGTGAGAGTCTGGGATCTGACCTGACCAGACGAGACCTGAATAGCGTTTGCTGTCAGATGGGCTGCAAGAAAAGTGACCTCACATTGCTCTGCTGAGAACTGAACCTGTGTTTTTCTATTTGTTTCTCACCATATGTTTTCTTCCACATCGGGTTCAGATGAATATGAACATCTCTATAAGTGTACAGTCAGCTGTGATTCACGTAACAGCTTAATTTGCCAGTAGATGATACTAATTTAtgtaaaaagcatgtctaatttgGGATTAGATCATTCTGCTTCACTTGTACTCTAAGATGCACCATGAAATGTGGTTTAATATCAGCAGTGAAATCACATAGTGAGGTCCACAGCACTAATCTTGCATTCAAAGTGTTTAATTGTAACTTGTATTTGacaattttgtcaataaacatTATTGCATATGCATAAAAGGTGTTTATTTTTCTAGTATGATTTCACAATATTTTGACCCCTTTTTTTGGTGGTTAAACCAATTTGGACCTAACTGAGTATTGATATGAAATTAAGATGTTCTGTATTAAGTTCAATATTATATTACTACATTTCAGgcataatattttacagtattattaatTGATAAATCTGAAATATAACACAATACATCCATTTATCAGGCTTATACGTTTTATTGTTTTGGAGAGAGCAAAGTAATCTCAGGATTTCAGatctttgttaacatttttttgtACAAACACATCTTACACATGTTGCTGGGAAAAAATGATTTACAGTTACCAGacaacacacacacctacacacgcacgcatgcgcacacacacacacacacacacacacacacactcgtacaagcacacacacacacacactcgtacaagcacactcacacactcttccTCGAACACATACACAACTCCACACAAACTAATGCAATTCAACATTCACACACAGCTCCACCTACATCGAAACTGACACGtgttttcttatttcttttgCTCACATTTTGACATTTCACTTTAGACCATGTAGACATACTGATTAAGCATTACACGCAATTAAATTCATAGGTTTTTCTCTCGGCTGACAGACCCCAAATTGTTCTTCAATTGAACTCAGTGCAATAAAAACCCCTTTAGTTAAGTGCTCAGAAAATATGCAATGCAGTGTTAACGGATGGTAGTGCTCATCCTTAATGTTAAATGTGGATGGAACCTGTGACTCACAAAGCACCAGCATATTCTTCTCCAAACCATCACAACGTCTACATCACACACTCAAAGATGGAACCaaaatgttacatatatatatatatatatatatatatatatatatatatatatatatatatatatatatcagagcaTCTGGGAAGTTAAACAGTAacacagtgtttttgttttttttccttttcattttttttcccacaagaaacaatattttttcactttattcataggtttaaacatttaaaaaatatgcagcTTCTTTTCTCTTAAAGGACAATTCTGGAGATACAcgtataaatgaaaaaaagaaaaagcgatTTGGTCATTTAACCACTCGAGAACCTTGTCATCTCACAGAGACCATTACCATTTGCAAAATAAAGATGTTCTGAAGCGCAGGGGCTCATGCTCAGGAGGCTGGATACAAACACATCCTATAGAATGATAAAAGAATTTACAAAGTCCAAAAGCTGACAATCCATGTTGAACTAATAGTGCTGCTatatataacactgtaataaCATCAAGCGTGATGCATCTGGGAAAGATACAGCATCCTGTTTCGTTTTCTCTTTCAAATGCACCCCTGACCCAATACAGCATAACTTTTCTGTTGCACttgagttaaaaaaaacatatctgaaataaatgtaaaaattataccTCAGCATTATACTGTACACAACTTACCCAACTACACAGATAACAAAAAGTCAAAAACTTCAAGGATCCTAAATTATGATACCATTCAAAGCCTATTCATATACAGTGTtacttgtttcatttatttttttatacaacaaatcatgaataaataaaaatagaatgatGTCATGTACTCTGATGTCTAACACTGTCCCTTCGGGAACAACAGAAAGGCTATTTAACAATACAAGAAAACACCAAACGGCCTTCaagatatatattttcaatttaaaaatgacttttctgttgagtaaaatctttttttgtgaGTCTTCTGCAAGCAGGACATTTTTAAAGCTGTGGCTGTCTAAAAACAGATTTGACAAAATATAATTTCCATTATTTTCCAATTAATGAACCTGACTGTggtgtttaaattaaaatgagatatTCCTGAATACGTTTTCTTAACTAAATAAGCTTGAGCAATTCCAAAATCCGATGCAGACCTCATATTACATGCAACAGTATAGCGCCATCTTGTGGCAGAGGCTCATTCATCTTTTAGACAGTCACTTGTTCACTGGACTAATTTGCTACCTTGTTCGAAAATTTGATACTGAATGCATagagtaataaaaacatcacatgttAGGTATCACTTTTAGAGAAGGATACAGAGAATTCAGGTTCAGGTAGGCACAGCCAATAACACGTCGAACAGAAACAGAGGCTTAACCTTACGAACAAACCCAAGTCATTTAACCGCCGTAATACAGATGTTGCAAAGTGAATACAGTTCACAATTAGAAGAACACCCTAAAACGGTCCACATTTTACAATGTAAGTTTACAATAATACTTCTGGAGTGTGTGTGAGGTCCACCTGTATTGTACATCTACAAAGGTTTATCCATAAGCTCAGGTTGGGGTCATGTCCTGTGTTTTAAATATTCAGAATTGGTCCAAAATATGCAGACTTGCCTGGTGTTGTTTAGTTGTCTGCCATGTATTTTCCTATGATAAAAGCACACACAGCGTAACTTATTTTGACAATGCCTCGATAATCTCATGTTCTGACTCTCCTAAAGATTCCTAGCAAATTAATGCTTGAAACAGACGCATAACTCACCTGCTGCAAACCTCTTCTTGATGAGGGAAAAACGATATCCAAGGCCAACCAGCTCAATGTCACAGCCTGACAGAGTGCTGCCCTCACTGGTGAACTGCACTGCCACCGGGGCGGGTTTACTGGGACCCTCGGTCAGCTGGAAACGGGCCAGCAGAGATCCCACACCTGAAGATATAAAAAAAGAGTGgatgaaaaaaagagaagcaaTCGTTTTATTATTATCTATAGAATGTGTctgtgtcaaataaatgctgttcttttggcaTTTCCAAATTCCAAAATATTCAGCAGCATAATAAAacgatttctgatggatcatgtgacactaaagactggagtaatagctgttgaaaattcagcttagcttaatacaatacaatacatttcttttatattgtaataattgtttacgatataaaaaatatattttttactttctttttttttttttaaacacataaatGAAGAATAGAgatgccaaacttttgaacaatagtatatatatatatgcacacacaagaATGAACCATGAATCTGACCTCCATTTTCAGACTTTTGAGAAATATCTGGAATCTTCCATAAGATTTTCTGCTGTTCCGCATTCCTATAAAcatagcaataataaaaaaaattatattcttccTCCACATCTAGTAGAAACTCATAGTATAATTTTTCAAACCCACGCA
This genomic window from Carassius gibelio isolate Cgi1373 ecotype wild population from Czech Republic chromosome A6, carGib1.2-hapl.c, whole genome shotgun sequence contains:
- the LOC128015615 gene encoding relaxin-3-like, giving the protein MTSFHSPALLLPVLLLWAACSVSDVQADARTVKLCGREFIRAIVYTCGGSRWRRFGSPLDMEGFLNADLSSSEDLSESLGSDLTRRDLNSVCCQMGCKKSDLTLLC